A genomic window from Tolypothrix sp. PCC 7910 includes:
- a CDS encoding TM2 domain-containing protein, with amino-acid sequence MANLNSSQTNKQLIAGYCGIIFGGFGVHKFILGYAPEGFIMLVITVVGGTFTYGFTLLIMQLVGLIEGMIYLNKSQEEFVDTYFVNKQGWF; translated from the coding sequence ATGGCAAATCTAAACTCGAGCCAAACAAACAAACAACTCATCGCTGGTTACTGTGGCATTATTTTTGGAGGTTTTGGAGTTCATAAGTTTATTCTCGGGTATGCTCCAGAAGGCTTCATTATGCTAGTTATCACAGTAGTTGGCGGTACTTTTACCTACGGATTTACTTTGTTAATTATGCAACTTGTAGGCTTAATTGAAGGCATGATCTATTTAAACAAGTCCCAAGAAGAATTCGTAGATACCTATTTTGTGAATAAGCAGGGGTGGTTTTAA